From Strix uralensis isolate ZFMK-TIS-50842 chromosome 1, bStrUra1, whole genome shotgun sequence, a single genomic window includes:
- the NDUFAF6 gene encoding NADH dehydrogenase (ubiquinone) complex I, assembly factor 6 isoform X6, with protein MWFMKIIDEREKNLDDRAYRNIQELETYAENTQSALLYLTLETLGVRDIHADHAASHIGKTQGIVTCLRATPYHSARQKVFLPMDICMLHGVSQEDFIRGKQEKNVRDVIYDIASQAHIHLEHARSFSKKVPVKAYPAFFCTVALDDYLYNMRKVDFNIFHPSLQKKSTLLPLHLYIRSWKKTY; from the exons ATGTGGTTCATGAAGATCATTGATGAAAGA GAGAAGAATTTGGATGATAGAGCGTACCGTAACATCCAGGAGCTTGAAACATATGCTGAGAACACTCAGAGTGCTCTCTTGTACCTCACCTTGGAAACGCTGG GTGTGAGGGACATCCATGCCGACCATGCAGCCAGTCACATTGGAAAAACCCAAGGCATAGTTACCTGTTTAAGAGCAACTCCGTATCATAGTGCAAGACAAAAAGTCTTTCTTCCCATGGACATTTGTATGTTG CATGGAGTTTCACAAGAGGATTTCATAAGAGgcaagcaagagaaaaatgtgagagaTGTAATTTATGACATTGCCAGCCAGGCCCATATTCATCTAGAACAT GCTAGATCTTTCAGTAAGAAAGTTCCTGTGAAGGCATATCCTGCTTTTTTCTGTACG gTTGCTTTAGATGATTATTTATATAATATGCGAAAAGTGGACTTCAATATATTTCATCCAAGTTTACAAAAGAAGAGTACATTATTACCATTGCATTTATATATTAGAtcttggaaaaaaacatattaa